A stretch of Myxococcus hansupus DNA encodes these proteins:
- a CDS encoding leucine-rich repeat domain-containing protein, translated as MSKKTVSLATLWKRVEKKAVQVLGKGAAGKYPEALEPRVMPFSTGFDPAPLLPAEYVELVQALGYRWLTGTSSTLALLPPRWQVGLSQQTGVPDRQWDEVRTEREAGTHVHAFVMFAAHDIEDINGFAFGKSADSDALAVWNVEDSLPVEELGPFSTWLAEALEAMSESLDEAEEGATSEEPPDLAGASLPIKAKAKASAASKSPAALFDTFPRDSKELLFNGRKLGALPAVIGEFTELESLWMRTTGIQQVPPEVGRLSKLKKLDLSFNPELTELPAEIGDLESLESINLNRTGLKTLPDSLERLRRLTFVDLQSTPLTALPPVLFRMPWLRTLDLYWTTLPPEEIERFRRAVPGCKVGVN; from the coding sequence ATGTCGAAGAAGACCGTATCGTTGGCGACGCTGTGGAAGCGGGTGGAGAAGAAGGCCGTCCAGGTGCTGGGGAAGGGCGCCGCCGGCAAGTATCCGGAGGCGCTGGAGCCTCGGGTGATGCCGTTCTCCACCGGATTCGACCCGGCGCCGCTGCTGCCGGCGGAGTACGTGGAGCTGGTCCAGGCGCTGGGGTACCGGTGGCTGACGGGCACGTCTTCGACGCTGGCGTTGCTCCCTCCGCGCTGGCAGGTGGGCCTCTCCCAGCAGACCGGGGTTCCCGACCGCCAGTGGGATGAGGTCCGAACGGAGCGCGAGGCGGGGACTCACGTTCATGCGTTCGTGATGTTCGCCGCCCACGACATCGAGGACATCAACGGCTTCGCCTTCGGCAAGAGCGCCGACAGTGACGCGCTCGCCGTGTGGAACGTGGAGGACAGCCTCCCGGTGGAGGAGCTGGGGCCGTTCTCCACGTGGCTCGCGGAGGCGTTGGAGGCGATGTCCGAGTCCCTGGATGAAGCGGAGGAGGGCGCGACGTCCGAGGAACCTCCAGACCTCGCGGGGGCCTCGCTCCCCATCAAGGCGAAGGCCAAGGCGTCCGCCGCGTCGAAGAGCCCGGCGGCCCTGTTCGACACGTTTCCTCGGGACTCCAAGGAGTTGCTGTTCAACGGCCGCAAGCTGGGGGCGCTGCCCGCGGTGATTGGCGAGTTCACCGAACTGGAATCCCTCTGGATGCGCACCACGGGCATCCAGCAGGTGCCCCCAGAGGTGGGCCGCCTCTCCAAGCTCAAGAAGCTGGACCTGTCGTTCAACCCCGAGTTGACCGAGCTGCCGGCGGAAATCGGGGACCTCGAATCACTCGAGTCCATCAACCTGAACCGCACCGGCCTGAAGACGTTGCCGGACTCCCTGGAGCGTCTGCGCCGCCTGACGTTCGTGGACCTGCAATCCACGCCCCTGACGGCGCTGCCGCCGGTCCTCTTCCGGATGCCGTGGTTGCGGACGTTGGACCTCTACTGGACGACGCTGCCGCCCGAGGAAATCGAGCGGTTCCGGCGCGCCGTTCCGGGGTGCAAGGTGGGCGTGAACTGA
- a CDS encoding ParA family protein encodes MAFIAFSTIKGGVGKTTLCSHVAAALADAGRQVLLLDLDPQAHASLVLGLESREGPCVGDALGPRPKHTLAQVVVASPKRPGLFIAPAAPRMATQERELFQWGHRLQAIPRALKTLGWTPDVILADTPPSIGAYTEAVLASADLVVAPVPTGAFALQGLGEIETAWREVREQGGELVAVVNLWDRRTTATNEAMEGALSESSVPVLRSRIPRSESINQAGLGYEVVFDTSPQAAGVEELRALAHELGKRVGLR; translated from the coding sequence ATGGCGTTCATTGCGTTCTCCACCATCAAGGGCGGCGTCGGGAAGACGACGCTGTGCTCGCATGTGGCGGCGGCCCTCGCGGATGCCGGGCGCCAGGTGTTGCTCCTGGACCTGGACCCGCAGGCCCACGCGTCGCTGGTGCTGGGCTTGGAGAGCCGCGAAGGACCGTGCGTGGGCGACGCGCTCGGGCCCCGGCCCAAGCACACGCTGGCGCAGGTCGTGGTGGCCTCGCCCAAGCGGCCGGGCCTCTTCATCGCGCCCGCCGCGCCGCGCATGGCCACCCAGGAGCGCGAGCTGTTCCAATGGGGTCACCGCCTCCAGGCCATTCCCCGCGCTTTGAAGACCCTGGGCTGGACGCCCGACGTCATCCTCGCCGACACACCGCCGAGCATCGGCGCGTACACCGAGGCCGTGCTCGCCTCGGCGGACCTCGTCGTGGCCCCCGTGCCCACCGGGGCCTTCGCGCTGCAGGGCCTGGGCGAAATCGAGACCGCGTGGCGCGAGGTGCGGGAGCAGGGCGGCGAGCTGGTCGCCGTCGTCAACCTGTGGGACCGGCGCACCACCGCCACCAACGAGGCCATGGAGGGAGCGCTCAGCGAATCCTCCGTGCCCGTGCTGCGCTCGCGGATTCCGCGCTCCGAGTCCATCAACCAGGCGGGGCTGGGCTACGAAGTGGTGTTCGACACGAGCCCCCAGGCGGCGGGCGTGGAGGAACTCCGCGCGCTGGCGCACGAGCTGGGCAAGCGCGTGGGCCTGCGCTGA
- the rnk gene encoding nucleoside diphosphate kinase regulator yields MTSEQPLIVTETDLERLRQVVDHNGGGRTAEFAEMLDAELTRARVVASAAVPPDVVTMNSKVVFEDEQSGERREVTLVYPRDASSDNGRISVLAPIGSALIGLSVGQSITWPLPGGRSKRLRIVAVPYQPEAAGHYHL; encoded by the coding sequence ATGACCAGCGAACAGCCCCTCATCGTGACCGAGACCGACCTGGAGCGCCTGCGCCAGGTGGTGGACCACAACGGAGGCGGCCGTACGGCCGAGTTCGCGGAGATGCTGGACGCGGAGCTGACGAGGGCTCGCGTCGTCGCCTCGGCAGCCGTGCCCCCCGACGTCGTGACGATGAACAGCAAGGTCGTCTTTGAAGACGAGCAGTCGGGTGAGCGCCGCGAGGTCACCCTCGTCTATCCGCGCGACGCCAGCAGCGACAACGGGCGCATCTCCGTCCTGGCCCCCATTGGCAGCGCCCTCATCGGCCTGTCCGTGGGCCAGTCCATCACCTGGCCCCTGCCGGGCGGGCGCAGCAAGCGCCTGCGCATCGTCGCGGTTCCCTACCAGCCCGAAGCCGCGGGCCACTACCACCTCTGA
- a CDS encoding glutamate synthase subunit beta yields MGKPTGFIEWERVHADKRDTTERLNDWREFALPLSADEAKRQAGRCMDCGVPFCHQGCPLGNLIPDFNEAVYRGRWREAYDLLSRTNGFPEMTGRLCPAPCEAACVLAIDRDPVTIEQMEKEISERAFAEGWVKARPPARRTGKTVGVVGSGPAGLAAAAQLNAAGHTVTVYERDARAGGLLRYGIPDFKLEKSVVDRRLALMEAEGITFVTGVDVGGAVSYREMRAKHDALVLALGARRPRELEVPGRELTGVIQAMTYLEHQNRLVSAHGEKDPALDAAGRHVVVLGGGDTGSDCLGTALRQGAKSVRQVELLPAPPAVRAEGNPWPRWPLIFRTSTSQEEGGERRFALMTKRLTGTEDGRLQALHAVEVELQPTAGALPRIIERPSSDVTFEVDMLVLAMGFTGPETGPLSEELGVKLSPRGTVQVDARFATSAEGVFCAGDASRGASLIVWALSDGREAAKACDAYLSGGRSVLPTRGADCAF; encoded by the coding sequence ATGGGCAAGCCAACGGGATTCATCGAGTGGGAGCGCGTCCACGCCGACAAGCGGGACACGACGGAGCGGCTCAACGACTGGCGCGAATTCGCCCTGCCGTTGTCCGCCGACGAGGCGAAGCGGCAGGCCGGGCGCTGCATGGACTGTGGCGTCCCCTTCTGTCACCAGGGCTGTCCCCTGGGGAACCTCATCCCCGACTTCAACGAGGCCGTGTATCGCGGGCGCTGGCGCGAGGCGTATGACTTGCTCAGCCGCACCAACGGCTTCCCGGAAATGACGGGGCGGCTGTGCCCGGCGCCGTGCGAGGCCGCGTGCGTGCTCGCCATCGACCGGGACCCGGTCACCATCGAGCAGATGGAGAAGGAGATCTCCGAGCGCGCCTTCGCGGAGGGCTGGGTGAAGGCCCGGCCTCCGGCGCGGCGCACCGGGAAGACGGTGGGCGTGGTGGGCTCGGGCCCCGCGGGACTGGCGGCGGCCGCGCAGCTCAACGCGGCGGGACACACCGTCACCGTGTATGAGCGGGACGCTCGGGCCGGAGGCCTGCTGCGCTACGGCATCCCCGACTTCAAGCTGGAGAAGTCGGTGGTGGACCGGCGCCTCGCGCTCATGGAGGCGGAGGGCATCACCTTCGTCACCGGCGTGGACGTGGGCGGCGCCGTCAGCTACCGCGAGATGCGCGCGAAGCATGACGCGCTGGTGCTGGCCCTGGGCGCGCGCCGGCCTCGCGAGCTGGAGGTCCCCGGCCGCGAGCTCACCGGCGTCATCCAGGCCATGACGTACCTGGAACACCAGAACCGGCTCGTCTCGGCCCACGGAGAGAAGGACCCGGCGCTGGACGCGGCCGGCCGGCACGTGGTGGTGCTGGGCGGCGGCGACACGGGCTCGGACTGCCTGGGCACCGCGCTGCGCCAGGGCGCCAAGAGCGTGCGGCAGGTGGAGCTGCTCCCCGCGCCGCCCGCCGTGCGGGCCGAAGGCAACCCGTGGCCGAGGTGGCCGCTCATCTTCCGCACCTCCACGAGCCAGGAGGAAGGCGGCGAACGCAGGTTCGCGCTGATGACGAAGCGGCTGACGGGCACCGAGGATGGGCGGCTCCAGGCGCTGCACGCCGTGGAGGTCGAACTGCAACCCACGGCCGGCGCCCTGCCCCGCATCATCGAGCGGCCCAGCTCCGACGTGACGTTCGAGGTGGACATGCTCGTGCTGGCCATGGGCTTCACCGGACCGGAGACGGGCCCCCTGTCCGAAGAACTGGGCGTGAAGCTGTCCCCCCGGGGCACCGTGCAGGTGGACGCGCGCTTCGCCACGTCGGCGGAGGGCGTGTTCTGCGCGGGCGACGCGAGCCGGGGCGCGAGCCTCATCGTCTGGGCGCTCTCGGACGGCCGCGAGGCCGCGAAGGCCTGCGACGCGTACCTGTCCGGCGGCCGGTCCGTGCTGCCCACCCGGGGCGCGGACTGCGCCTTCTGA
- the gltB gene encoding glutamate synthase large subunit: protein MSKSAFRPGRYGLYEPDTEHDACGVGFVAHLRGERSRGIVEDALELLNRLSHRAAAGRDPKTGDGAGILVQLPHRFFERESPNFSFALPPRRHYGVGQVFLPPEPEARAACEAAFEEVVVQEGQRVLGWRDVPVHPEHLGPVAREAAPVIRQIFVARRRVVPSAFERKLYRIRKLTENLIQARGADPSGRFHVASLSSETLVYKGLMLPADLPRFYSDLQQPDFVSALGLVHSRFSTNTFPTWELAQPFRFIAHNGEINTMRGNRNWMTARRGLLQTARLGGSLDALQPIIVPGKSDSAQFDNMVELLYLGGRPLPHALMMMIPEAWEGDTLMSDERRAFYEYSSALLEPWDGPAAIAFTDGQLIGATLDRNGLRPARYLVTEDDRIILASEMGVIDVPPSQVRRKGRLTPGRMLLVDTTEGRILEDEDVKRDITTRWPYRRWLQRNVYTFDNLPAVTAPVRLRGEELWRAQRAFGYTAEDVRSVLTPMAETGKEPVGSMGTDTPLAVLSDQAPSLFSYFHQLFAQVTNPPIDPLRESLVMTLATALGPESNTFEETPEQCHRLSLPGPILTNGQLARLAAINDEGMFETRRLSLLYPLDGGDGALEAAVEKLCSEAVEAVDAGASILLLSDRGVDAANAAIPALLAMSAVHQRLVRDGIRMYAGLLLETAEAREVHHFACLFAYGAAAVNPYLALDTLRALADGGELAVDAEKAQERFIKAVEEGLLKVMSKMGISTLQSYRGAQLFEAVGLQRSLVERHFTGTASRVEGVGLPELGREVKERHTRGFGAEADAEAGMLPVGGQYRWRRLGERHKWNPATIAKLQAAVRSNDAATFAEYSRLADDETRDHCNLRGLLEVVHEGRTPVPLDEVEPALSIARRFVTGAMSFGSISAEAHETLAIAMNRLGGRSNSGEGGEESRRFTPDENGDLRRSAIKQVASARFGVTTEYLVNADELQIKVAQGAKPGEGGQLPGHKVDERIARVRWSTPGVTLISPPPHHDIYSIEDLAQLIYDLQSVNPSARVSVKLVSEVGVGTIAAGVAKAGASCVVISGYEGGTGASPLSSIQHAGLPWELGLAETQQVLVHNGLRSRIRVQADGGMRTARDVLVAALLGAEEFGMATASLVAVGCIMLRKCHLNTCSAGIATQDAGLRERFQGKPEDVVNFFLLIAEDLRQRMAALGARTLEELVGRVDLLKQRPAVDHWKAKRVDLSSLLTAPAAPDSEPRHCIEPRIKDVSDHLDHQLLRDAGAVLDGGQPMLLNVPVANVHRAVGALLSGEIARRHGGQGLPDGRLHVRMKGSAGQSFGAFVVKGVTLELEGDANDYVGKGLSGGRIIVYPPQASRFTPEENVLVGNTALYGATAGEVYLRGLAGERFAVRNSGAQAVVEGVGDHGCEYMTGGAVVVLGPTGRNFAAGMSGGIAYVLDREQSFRQRCNLEMVELESLVDESEIWLVHGMVERHLHHTGSALARRVLDNWELMVPRFVKVMPTDYKRVLQARRAARRPPESTSAAPAQSAAGRA, encoded by the coding sequence ATGTCGAAGTCGGCATTCCGCCCCGGCCGGTACGGCCTGTATGAGCCGGACACCGAGCATGATGCCTGCGGCGTGGGCTTCGTCGCCCACCTGCGCGGAGAACGCTCGCGCGGCATCGTCGAGGACGCCCTGGAGCTCCTCAACCGGCTCAGTCATCGGGCGGCTGCTGGCAGGGACCCGAAAACGGGCGATGGCGCCGGCATCCTGGTCCAGCTCCCCCACCGCTTCTTCGAGCGGGAGTCCCCGAATTTCTCCTTCGCCCTCCCCCCGCGCCGGCACTACGGCGTGGGCCAGGTGTTCCTCCCTCCCGAGCCCGAGGCCCGGGCCGCCTGTGAAGCCGCCTTCGAGGAGGTCGTCGTACAAGAAGGCCAGCGCGTGCTCGGCTGGCGCGACGTCCCCGTGCATCCGGAGCACCTGGGGCCCGTGGCGCGCGAGGCCGCGCCCGTCATCCGCCAGATCTTCGTGGCGCGCCGGCGCGTGGTCCCCAGCGCCTTCGAGCGCAAGCTCTACCGCATCCGCAAGCTGACGGAGAACCTCATCCAGGCGCGCGGCGCGGACCCCAGCGGGCGCTTCCATGTGGCCTCGCTGTCGTCGGAGACGCTCGTCTACAAGGGGCTGATGTTGCCGGCGGACCTGCCCCGGTTCTACTCGGACCTGCAGCAGCCGGACTTCGTGAGCGCGCTCGGGCTGGTGCACTCGCGCTTCTCCACCAACACCTTCCCCACGTGGGAGCTGGCGCAGCCGTTCCGCTTCATCGCGCACAACGGTGAAATCAACACCATGCGCGGCAACCGGAACTGGATGACCGCGCGGCGCGGCCTGCTCCAGACGGCGCGTCTGGGCGGAAGCCTGGACGCGCTCCAGCCCATCATCGTCCCGGGCAAGAGCGACTCCGCGCAGTTCGACAACATGGTGGAGCTGCTCTATCTGGGCGGCCGCCCCCTGCCCCACGCGCTGATGATGATGATTCCGGAGGCGTGGGAGGGCGACACGCTGATGTCGGACGAGCGCCGCGCCTTCTACGAGTACTCCTCCGCGCTGCTGGAGCCCTGGGACGGCCCCGCCGCCATCGCCTTCACGGATGGGCAGCTCATCGGCGCCACGTTGGACCGCAACGGCCTGCGACCCGCGCGCTACCTCGTCACGGAGGATGACCGCATCATCCTGGCCTCGGAGATGGGCGTCATCGACGTGCCACCCTCGCAGGTACGACGCAAGGGCCGCCTGACGCCGGGCCGCATGCTGCTGGTGGACACCACCGAGGGCCGCATCCTGGAGGACGAGGACGTCAAGCGCGACATCACCACGCGCTGGCCGTACCGCCGCTGGCTCCAGCGCAACGTCTACACCTTCGACAACCTGCCCGCCGTCACGGCCCCCGTGCGGCTGCGCGGCGAGGAGCTGTGGCGAGCCCAGCGCGCCTTCGGCTACACGGCCGAGGACGTCCGCTCCGTGCTCACGCCCATGGCGGAGACGGGCAAGGAGCCCGTGGGCTCCATGGGCACGGACACGCCGCTGGCGGTGCTCAGCGACCAGGCCCCCAGCCTGTTCTCCTACTTCCATCAGCTCTTCGCGCAGGTGACGAACCCGCCCATCGACCCGCTGCGTGAGTCGCTGGTGATGACGCTGGCCACCGCGCTGGGCCCGGAGAGCAACACCTTCGAGGAGACGCCCGAGCAGTGCCACCGGCTGTCGCTGCCCGGCCCCATTCTCACCAACGGACAGCTCGCGCGGCTGGCGGCCATCAACGACGAGGGCATGTTCGAGACGCGCCGCCTGTCGCTCCTCTACCCCCTGGACGGCGGCGACGGCGCGCTCGAGGCGGCGGTGGAGAAGCTGTGCAGCGAGGCCGTGGAGGCGGTGGACGCGGGCGCCAGCATCCTGCTCTTGAGCGACCGGGGCGTGGACGCGGCGAACGCGGCCATCCCCGCGCTGCTGGCCATGTCCGCGGTGCACCAGCGCCTGGTGCGTGACGGCATCCGCATGTACGCGGGCCTGCTGCTGGAGACGGCGGAGGCCCGCGAGGTGCACCACTTCGCGTGCCTCTTCGCCTACGGCGCCGCGGCCGTGAATCCGTACCTGGCGCTGGACACGCTCCGGGCGCTGGCGGACGGCGGCGAGCTGGCCGTGGACGCGGAGAAGGCGCAGGAGCGCTTCATCAAGGCCGTGGAGGAAGGCCTGCTGAAGGTGATGTCGAAGATGGGCATCTCCACGCTCCAGTCCTACCGGGGCGCGCAGCTCTTCGAGGCCGTGGGACTCCAGCGCTCGCTGGTGGAGCGGCACTTCACCGGCACGGCGTCGCGCGTGGAAGGCGTGGGCCTGCCGGAGCTGGGCCGCGAGGTGAAGGAGCGCCACACCCGCGGCTTCGGCGCGGAGGCGGACGCGGAGGCCGGCATGCTGCCCGTGGGCGGCCAGTACCGCTGGCGCCGGCTGGGCGAGCGGCACAAGTGGAACCCGGCCACCATCGCCAAGCTCCAAGCGGCCGTGCGCTCGAACGACGCCGCCACCTTCGCGGAGTACTCGCGGCTGGCGGACGACGAGACGCGCGACCACTGCAACCTGCGCGGGCTGCTGGAGGTCGTGCACGAAGGCCGCACGCCGGTGCCGCTGGATGAGGTGGAGCCCGCGCTCAGCATTGCCCGGCGCTTCGTCACGGGCGCCATGTCCTTCGGCTCCATCAGCGCGGAGGCGCACGAGACGCTGGCCATCGCCATGAACCGGCTGGGCGGGCGCTCCAACAGCGGCGAAGGCGGCGAGGAGTCACGCCGCTTCACCCCCGATGAGAATGGCGACCTGCGCCGCAGCGCCATCAAGCAGGTGGCCAGCGCGCGCTTCGGCGTCACCACCGAGTACCTGGTCAACGCGGACGAGCTTCAAATCAAGGTGGCCCAGGGCGCCAAGCCTGGCGAGGGCGGCCAGCTCCCCGGCCACAAGGTGGACGAGCGAATCGCCCGCGTGCGCTGGTCCACGCCGGGCGTGACGCTCATCTCCCCGCCGCCGCACCACGACATCTACTCCATCGAGGACCTGGCGCAGCTCATCTACGACCTCCAGTCGGTGAATCCCTCCGCGCGCGTCAGCGTGAAGCTGGTGAGCGAGGTGGGCGTGGGCACCATCGCCGCGGGCGTGGCCAAGGCGGGCGCGAGCTGCGTGGTCATCTCCGGCTACGAAGGCGGCACGGGCGCCTCGCCGCTGTCCAGCATCCAGCACGCGGGCCTGCCGTGGGAGCTGGGCCTGGCGGAGACGCAGCAGGTGCTGGTGCACAACGGGCTCCGCTCGCGCATCCGCGTGCAGGCGGACGGTGGCATGCGCACCGCGCGCGACGTGCTGGTGGCCGCGCTGCTGGGCGCCGAGGAGTTCGGCATGGCCACCGCCAGCCTCGTGGCCGTGGGCTGCATCATGCTGCGCAAGTGCCACCTCAACACGTGTTCGGCGGGCATCGCCACGCAGGACGCGGGGCTGCGCGAGCGCTTCCAGGGCAAGCCCGAGGACGTGGTGAACTTCTTCCTCCTCATCGCGGAGGACCTGCGCCAGCGGATGGCGGCGCTGGGGGCCCGTACGCTGGAGGAGCTGGTGGGCCGAGTGGACCTGCTGAAGCAGCGCCCCGCCGTGGACCACTGGAAGGCGAAGCGCGTGGACCTGTCCTCGCTGCTCACCGCGCCGGCCGCGCCGGACAGCGAGCCCCGCCACTGCATCGAGCCGCGCATCAAGGACGTGTCCGACCACCTGGACCACCAACTGCTGCGCGACGCGGGCGCGGTGCTAGACGGGGGACAGCCCATGCTCCTCAACGTGCCGGTGGCCAACGTCCACCGCGCCGTGGGCGCACTCCTGTCCGGAGAGATTGCCCGTCGTCACGGAGGCCAGGGCCTGCCGGACGGCCGGCTCCACGTCCGGATGAAGGGCTCCGCGGGACAGAGCTTCGGCGCGTTCGTGGTGAAGGGCGTGACGCTGGAGCTGGAGGGCGACGCCAACGACTACGTGGGCAAGGGCCTGTCCGGTGGACGCATCATCGTCTACCCGCCGCAGGCCAGCCGCTTCACCCCCGAGGAGAACGTGCTGGTGGGCAACACCGCGCTGTACGGCGCCACGGCGGGCGAGGTGTACCTGCGCGGACTCGCGGGTGAGCGCTTCGCGGTGCGCAACAGCGGCGCGCAGGCCGTCGTGGAAGGCGTGGGTGACCACGGCTGCGAATACATGACGGGCGGCGCGGTGGTGGTGCTGGGCCCCACCGGGCGGAACTTCGCGGCCGGCATGAGCGGCGGCATCGCCTACGTGCTCGACCGCGAGCAGTCCTTCCGGCAGCGCTGCAACCTGGAGATGGTGGAGCTGGAGTCGCTGGTGGACGAGTCCGAAATCTGGCTCGTGCACGGCATGGTGGAGCGGCACCTGCATCACACCGGCAGCGCGCTGGCGCGGCGGGTGCTCGACAACTGGGAGCTGATGGTGCCGCGCTTCGTGAAGGTGATGCCCACGGACTACAAGCGGGTGCTCCAGGCGCGGCGGGCCGCGCGCAGACCGCCCGAGTCCACATCAGCGGCGCCGGCACAGTCCGCGGCGGGGAGGGCCTGA
- a CDS encoding NUDIX hydrolase, translating to MPYTPIIGTLGYVMSPDGQRVLLIHRNARPDDAHFGKWNGLGGKMDRDEDVAACMRREIREEAGIECTQMVLRGTLSWPGFGKHGEDWLGFVFRIDRFEGTPLESNPEGSLSWVPVADISKLNLWDGDRHFLPLVFDADPRPFHGVMPYAGGKALRWSYSRF from the coding sequence ATGCCCTACACCCCGATCATCGGCACGCTCGGTTACGTCATGTCTCCGGACGGGCAGCGCGTGCTGCTCATCCACCGCAACGCCCGCCCCGACGACGCCCACTTCGGGAAGTGGAACGGCCTGGGCGGGAAGATGGACCGCGACGAGGACGTGGCCGCCTGCATGCGCCGGGAGATTCGCGAGGAGGCGGGCATCGAGTGCACGCAGATGGTGCTCCGCGGCACCCTGTCCTGGCCCGGCTTCGGGAAGCACGGCGAGGACTGGCTGGGCTTCGTGTTTCGCATCGACCGCTTCGAGGGCACGCCGCTGGAGAGCAACCCGGAGGGTTCGCTGTCCTGGGTGCCAGTGGCGGACATCTCGAAGCTGAACCTCTGGGATGGGGACCGGCACTTCCTGCCGCTGGTGTTCGACGCGGACCCGCGGCCGTTCCATGGCGTGATGCCGTACGCTGGGGGCAAGGCCTTGCGCTGGAGCTACAGCCGCTTCTAA
- a CDS encoding TonB family protein: MRTILNFDPASPTPAVTGLTAVASSGALFRMGESSATEGFFRRWSGASAVAVVLHAGVLVAAMSVSSEAPKRVVVEEPELVLLALAAPPPPPPAGGGALRQAPAKADVPRQARPRPTPRVVPAPVTRPEPEPVAEVKPETPPEPVVEPVSEPEPEVAQAPADTAAASAMGGVVGGVVGGVVGGTKGGIVGSMAVGGTGDALSLKQVMRPPTVVSAVTPEYPRLAKQRNIEGVVVVRVIVGTDGRVEPEHTKVMRSVPALDAAAIAAVNQWRFTPALGRSGRLARVIIDVPVNFSLK; encoded by the coding sequence GTGAGAACGATTCTCAATTTCGACCCCGCGTCTCCGACCCCTGCTGTGACGGGGCTGACGGCGGTGGCGTCCTCCGGCGCGCTGTTCCGCATGGGGGAGTCCTCGGCGACGGAGGGGTTCTTCCGCCGCTGGAGCGGAGCGAGCGCCGTGGCGGTGGTCCTCCACGCGGGCGTCCTCGTGGCCGCGATGTCGGTGTCGTCGGAGGCGCCGAAGCGGGTGGTGGTCGAGGAGCCGGAGCTGGTGCTGCTGGCCCTCGCCGCGCCGCCGCCCCCGCCTCCCGCGGGAGGTGGAGCGCTCCGGCAGGCGCCGGCGAAGGCCGACGTCCCGCGGCAGGCGCGCCCCCGGCCCACGCCTCGCGTGGTGCCCGCACCGGTGACCCGGCCGGAGCCGGAGCCCGTGGCGGAGGTGAAGCCGGAAACGCCTCCCGAGCCCGTCGTGGAGCCTGTCTCCGAGCCCGAGCCCGAAGTCGCGCAGGCGCCCGCTGACACGGCCGCCGCGTCCGCGATGGGTGGGGTGGTGGGGGGCGTGGTCGGCGGGGTCGTGGGTGGCACGAAGGGCGGCATCGTCGGTTCCATGGCGGTGGGTGGCACCGGTGATGCGCTGAGCCTGAAGCAGGTCATGCGTCCTCCCACGGTGGTCAGCGCGGTGACGCCGGAGTACCCGCGGCTGGCGAAGCAGCGGAACATCGAGGGCGTGGTGGTGGTGCGCGTCATCGTTGGAACGGATGGCCGCGTGGAGCCGGAGCACACGAAGGTGATGCGCTCGGTGCCCGCGTTGGATGCGGCGGCGATCGCCGCGGTGAATCAGTGGCGCTTCACGCCGGCGCTCGGCCGTTCGGGGCGGCTGGCGCGCGTCATCATCGATGTGCCCGTCAATTTCTCGCTGAAGTGA